The following is a genomic window from Pedobacter sp. KBS0701.
CATATCTGCAAAGATAGTGTAAAAACGTGTAAGCCTTAAGTAAAACGTTTAGGCTTTTTAACACTTAAGCTTGAATGGTAATGGTATTTTTGGTTACATTTATAACCTATGGATAAGAATATCAATAAAACAATTCATGCAGGTTTATTAGCTTACGGCATGTCTGGAAAGGTTTTTCACGCGCCATTCCTAAATGCACATGATGGTTTCAATTTAAAGGCCGTAGTAGAGCGAAGCCATAAAAATGCATTTAACGATTACCCCAGTATTATTAGTTACAACAGTGTTGAAGAGTTGCTGAATGATGAAGAAATTGATTTAGTAGTGATTAATACTCCAAATAATCTTCATTACGAACATTCGAAAGCCGCATTAAATGCGCATAAACATATTCTGGTTGAAAAACCTTTTACCGCTACCACTGCGCAGGCCAAAGAACTTTTCGAACTGGCCGATAGCGTTGGCAAACAGATTTTCTTTTACCAGAACCGCCGCTGGGACAGCGATTTTACTTCGGTAAAAAAAGTGCTTGAAAGTGGCAAGCTAGGTAAGCTGGTCGAAGTTCATTTACGTTACGATCGTTACCGCAATGTTATCGGGCCAAAGGCATTTAAAGAAAAGCCGGTAGAGGCAAGCGGACTACTTTACGATTTAGGTCCGCACCTTTTAGATCAGGTGATCGGTTTATTTGGCAAACCGTTGAGTTTTCATAAAATTTTGGGTAAAAACAGGGCTGGTACTTTGGTTGATGACTATTTTTCGATCCAATTGAGCTATCCTGATAGCGTAAATGTTTTTGTAACCTCGAGCATGTTGGTGGTAAACCCACAGCCAGGCTTTGTTTTACATGGCGTAAACGGTAGCTTTATTAAACAAAGAACCGATATCCAGGAAGAACAATTACTGGCGGGTATGAAATTAACTGATCCAGGTTATGGCGTTGAACCTGCAAATAAGGATGGTTTATTAACCACTATAGATGCTGATGGCAAGAAAACTGAACAGGTCATTAAGTCGGAAATAGGGAATTATCTGCCGCTTTTTGAAGCCGTTTACCAGTCAATTACCAATAATCAGCCATATCCGGTTACCAGAGAAGATGTTCTGGTTCAATTAGAAATCATCGAAAGCTAACCTTATTTGTGCAATCCTTTAAATCCACTTAATCTGTGTAATCTTTATTATGAACTCACTGCCATTTGCTTATTTAATCCCTATTTTTTTGATTGCTCTTTACCTCATCCTTAAAAAAAAGAAGGTTGCTATTGAGCCTTTAACGGATGTAGACAAAAAAATACTCGATGATTATGTAGGCTATTACCATAATCTCGATTCGACTGATAAGCTTAAGTTTGAGCAGAAAGTAGCTGCATTTTTTAGTTCGGTTAAAATTGAAGCGGTAGGCTTGGAAATAACTACTCTGGATGAACTGCTGATTGCCTCAAGTGCGGTTATTCCTATTTTTGGTTTTGACGATTGGCAATACAAAAACTTAACCAGCGTTTTATTGTATCCAGATACTTTTAACAAAGATTTTCAGTTTGATGGTGGAGAAAGGAATATTATGGGCATGGTTGGTACGGGGTATATGAACGGGCAGATGATTTTATCACGTTCAGCGCTGCGTCATGGTTTTTCTAAAAGTGCAGGTAAAGAAAATACGGCCATACACGAATTTGTTCACCTTTTAGATAAATCGGATGGAGCAACGGATGGCGTTCCGGAAAATTTGATGGCACATGAGTACACTTTACCATGGATTAAAATGATGCATGAAGAAATGGAAAAAATTGAGGATAATAAGTCGGATATTAACCCTTATGCCATCACCAATCAGGCCGAATTTTTTGCCGTGGTTTCTGAATATTTCTTTGAAAAACCTGAGCTGTTAAAAGATAAACACCCCGAATTGTATTTTCAGTTAAGCCGTATTTTTGCTCAACAGCCCGCGGGTTAAAAATGAATTATTGAATGAGAGTATTGGCAACCATTATCTGTAGTCTGATTTCGATCAGCAGTTTTGCACAGAAAACTTATGTGTTAAGGCAAAATTATCCAACAGGTTATCGTTATGATTTTACAATCAATTCTGATCAGATCATTAACCAGAAAATTGGCGGTCAGGATGTGCATTTAACGCAAAATATAGGAACGGATTATACTTTCGATATTACCGAAGGACATAATGGAGAAAAAGATGTGAAAGTAACCTACAACAGGATTTTTATGAAATCAGTTGCGATGGGTACTACAATGACCTATAATTCGGATGAGCAGGACATCACCAAAAAAAATCCATTCAGTGGTTTAAAGGGTGCTTCTTTTTTTATGACGGTAACGCCAAACGGAGGGATTAAAACCGTTGCGGGCATTGATAAAATGCTCGATAATATTGCGGCAAGGATGACTACCGATACCAGCCAGGTAAAACAGATCAAAAATGCCTTAAGCAAACAGTTCAGCGAAGAGGTGGTGAAACAGACCATGGAATCATCGTTTAAGATATACCCGGAAAGAGCAGTTAAAATTGGCGACAGCTGGACGGTTGATACAAAACTGCAGATGAGTATGCCTATCGAAACCATTACCGCATATACTTTGAAAGAAGTGAAAGATGGAATTGCTATCCTGAGCGTAAAAGGTTCATTGATATCAAAAGGAAGTTTTGAGACCATGGGCAATAAAATGGAAACCGATTTAAAAGGGACCAACTCAGGAGAAACATCAATTGATATTAAAACCGGGATCGTACTGAACAGTCACTTACGTATAGAGCTGTACGGGAAAATGAAGTCGATGGGACAAGACATTGATTTCGAAATGCAGGGCATTAACAAAATTGTAGGTAAAGAGGTTAACTAAATTATTTAGACCTTATAGGTTTTTTAAACCTATAAGGCCTTTTAAAAAACTACAAACTACCCGTTAACGCCACCAAAAACTCCGTTGGAATTTCGATATGGGGAATATGGCCACAGGCATCAAATTCGATAATTTTGGCCCCTATAATTTTAGCTGCTGTCTGTTTGCCTAGAAATTTGTACTGGCCGTGTAAAGCCTGCTGATCGGATGTAAGCAAGCCTTTTCCCACAATAGTTTTATCTTCTTTACCGATAAATAACACGGTAGGCACCTTTAAATTCTGAAATTCGTAAACCACTGGTTGTTCGTAAATCATGGTATAGGTGAGTGCAGCTACTTTTGCCCAGCGCGGATAATCGGCACTGTTTGTTACACCACCTGCAATATCAACAAAGTATTCGTATTCTGGTTTCCAATAGGTAAAATAAGAGCCCTGATAGTATTTCCTTACACTTTCTGCGGTAGTTTTTAGTTCTGTTTGGTATTGCTGTGCAGTAGTGATGTAAGGAACAAAAGTTTTATAGTCTTCTAAACCGATCGGATTTTCGAGCAGCAGTTTTTCAGTTGTTCCGGGGTACATTAAAGCAAATCGGGTGGCCAGCATACCGCCCATACTGTGGCCTAAAACCACGGTTTTTTGAATGCCTAAGGTATCGAGGAGTTTTTTGTTCCAGGCGGCCATCTGGTGAAAGCTGTAATGGATAAATGCTTTCGATGATTTGCCAAAACCGATCTGATCAGGAACAATAACCCGATAACCAATCTTGGTTAATGCTTTGATGACGTTGCCCCAGTAATAACCTCCAAAATTTTTTCCATGGAAAAGAATTGCTGTTTTGCCGTTTGCATTTGCAGTTGGGGCAACATCCATGTAGGCCATTTTGATATCCTTTCCCTCAGTATTAATCGGGAAATATTTAACCGGGTAGGGGTATTTAACGTTCTCTAAGTTAATAGAAAGGGTATCTGTTTTTGCCTGTACTTTGCTAAAAATAAACAGGCTAAGTGCTAATAACAGGAAGTATCTCTTCATTGATGGCTAATAATGTAAAAAACTAATTGGCTCAAGTTAAACTTTTGCCAATTAGTTAGCTTAAAAATCATGCCCTTTTTACATAGGCTGCTTAAAAGATGTATTGTGTATAAAGTAAAGTGTAAAAAGAACGGCTATATCATCAATACAATTATGTCTGCCTTAGTGATAATTTATTACAAAAGTCAATATGAATGACGGCAATTGATCTACGCGTAAAAATTCTCTCAAGTTACCGTCATTTCGAGCGGAGTGTAACGCAGTCGAGAACCCGAAGGCTCTGCGAAGCAAAATCTGTCTAGATAGATCTCTCCACTTCGCGTTGCTCCGGTCGATATGACGACCATTCTATTGGAGGTTGTCAATGGTAGAGATAATTTATTGTGTAAACCTATCATTCTCATCAAAATTATTATTTAAATAGCTGCTTAAGTAAAGGTGTTGGGATCTGTAATGTTGTAGCGTCTGAAAAATCGCCGACAAATGATTTTACATTAACATTTTGCAGTTGTACTCTAGACGTATCTGTTGTCTTAATATTCAGATTATCAAATGGGAATGGTTTTTTGTTATTTTCATCCATATTTCCGATTTCAATTTCTGAATTATTTGCAATAATGTACAGATCTTTAAAAGCATTGGTATAGCCACTAAACTTAGTCTTATTCAGGTTAAGATATAGTTTGCCGATTTTAGTTGGGTTAATTACACTGGTTTTTCCATTTGCATCGTTGTTCGTAATATCCCCGCTTAAAAATAGATCTTCAACATTATCCAGGTTTAATGTTACAGCATCTGAATGAGCACTAAATTCTAAAATGTTAGCATTCGCAACTGAAACCTTGCTGATCTTTGGACAATAAATCACAACAACAATTTTTTCAATGCCATTATCCTCACTAAAATTTTTAATTGATAATTGAAGTACACCGTTTGCATCTACTTCATATTTTAAATCGTTTTTAAACTTTTCTTGAATCTTAAGTCCATACTTGTTATCTTCTTTTACAAAAAGTTGTACACTAAAACCCTTTGCATTTTTAATCTGAACTGCATTGAAAGGCGATTGCAATGAAACGTTAATCCTTTCTTTCGATTTTTGTTCAAAAGTTTCATTATTGATTTCTTGTGTTCCAAGATAAGAGTCTTCAATTCCTCTTTCCTTGTAATTTACCTTTGCGTTTATGGCCACAACTATAATCGGTATAGCGATTAGTAGTATTGCGAGGCTGATTAATAATTTATTACTTGTTTTCATCTTCTTAAGCGTTAAAATTTTCTTTTACAAATGTTTTGTATTTGCTCTCTAATTCATCAAAGCCGATATTCAATAAATAAATATTCCGGAATACCACCGGAAGTTCATCTTCCATAAATAGTACTTTTCTATAACTTTTTACATGCTCTATCGCATCGTCGGTAATAAAAAAACCGATCCCTCTTTTATTGTTGATGATATTTTTATTCTGCAAGAGTTCGTAGGTACGCATTACAGTATTGGGATTTACCTCAAGCTCAACAGCTAATTCCCTAACCGAGGGTACTTTTTCTTCGGCTTTCCATTTTCCGAGCAAAATATGTTCACATACATATTCTGCAATCTGAAGATATATTGCCTTATTATCTCTAAATTCCATATCTATACCTTTTAAAATTAAACTTCTTTTTCTTTAAGGCGGATGTAGGTAATCGCCCAGATGATGATGGTGATGATGCTTGTTATCAGTAAAAGTGCCAGCAAAATCCAATCTTTATCATCTTTCCTATAATTGTGATAGTAGGGAACCTTGCCTTCCATTATCCACATCGAAAATTTAACTACCAGGTAAGATGCCAGTCCGATAAAAATCATTAGAGATAATGCTGTTTTAATATAATGGAAACGGTTAAAATAAATCGAACCTAAAAGGAATATACTGGTAACAAGAAATGGAAAAGCAAAAAAGTAACTGCAATATTTTCTGTAGCCCTCATCATTAAATACTTCTTTGGTGATGGATTCGGCTTGCCTGATACCCGGATGATTAAATGCATTAAGATTACTGTTGAGATATTTTACAAAAGCCAGATCTGTTAGATAAAAAATCAATAAATAGCTGAAGAGACTTATTATAGCAGTGTAGGTTACGCCTGCAACGAATTTTTCGAAAGTCGAAGCAGGCGTCATCAATTCTAAAATAGCTCTTGATTTCTGTCCAAGGATATTAAAATAGCTACTGGCTACGATACTGATAAAAACAAATCCTAAAATCAAGAAAAGAGGGTAGCGGAAACGCATATCAAGGTTGCCGTCGTAGTCAAAATTATTGTCTTTAAGAGGCGAGGGTATGCTGTAGCTGTAAAATCCCACCGCAATTCCCAATAAAACCACAAGGCTGATCAGGTAAATTTTTCCAAAATCAAGCCATTGTCTTTTAAGCAATAAGCCAAATCGATTAATATTAAATGTGTTGTTCATCGCTTAACTGAATAGAGGTTTAAATTTGATTTTTTCTGCGAGTATGGCATTAAAAAGTAGCTCCATATCTAATTTGCTTTCTTCCTGGTGATAGTTCGGCATTACAGCGTTATAACCAGAAAGGGATGGCTCAGCATAAATAATGCTGTCATCAATTTCCTTTACTTTTTTAAAGGTTAATTTTGCGGTAATTTCTTCTACTGTTGCTTTAAGGGCAATATCGTTCTCATCAAGCATAATCACCGTGTCGATCAGGTTATCCAGATCCCTAACCTGGTGGGTAGAAATGATAATGCAGCGCTCATCCGTCATGGCCGAAGCCATAATTTTCCTGAACTGTGCTTTTGATGGAATGTCTAAACCATTGGTAGGTTCATCCATAATCACCAGTTTCGCCTGGGTGGCCAGACCGAAAGCGATAATTACTTTTTTCTTCTGCCCGTAACTCATATTAATGAGTTTCTGTTCAACCGGAATATCAAATTCTTTGATCAGATTAGTGAAATAATTGTGGTCGAAGTTTTTATAGAAAGGGGCGTTTGCTTTTATATACGCATCAATTTTTACAGATGGCAAATAAAATTCTTCCGGGATAAAACAGATCTGCTCTAAAAGCGCGGGCTGTCTTTTTGCAGGGTCATAACCCATTACCTCCAATGTACCGCTTTGTGCATACACCAAACCGGCGAGATTTTTTAATAATGTCGATTTACCGGCACCGTTTTTACCCAGCAAACCATAAATATGGCCATTGCTTAACCGCATGCTCATATTTTTAAATAATGGCTTATGTTTACTATAGCCAAAATTAAGATTGTTAATGTTGATCATATCTACTGTATTAGTTAAATAATACACTAAAGTATTATCTTATTTTGTTATCTCCAAATTTTTGGAGAAAAAAGTTTGGCGCCAGACGAATAGCGTTGTGGGTTTCCAGTTATATGTCCAACACCTAACGCTCCACACTCGCTCTCCGCCATTGAAAGGTAAAATATCCGTCTAATCATTGTTGCATTAAAACATCCTTAATATGGAGATTGTATGTTTGTAATACATCGATATAATATGGATATTAAATGGGCATATCTACTAAGCCGCTTAGCAATTGGTTTAAGTTTTTTCGGACATGGTTTGGTTCGTTTACCAAAACTTGCAGGTTTTAGCCATTGGATGGTCGTGCAATTTTCGAAATCGTATTTGCCTGATGTATGGGTTATTCCCTTCAGTTATATTTTGCCATTTGCCGAATTTATTGTAGGCTTAATGATTATCCTGGGGTTATTTACCAGGCAAGGCTTATTATTTGCAGGAGTGGTTTCGTTAGCGCTGATCTTCGGAACAACAATAATAGAGAATTGGGAGGCACTGCCTTCTCAACTCATCCATGTGGCATTTTTATCGGTGTTACTCGCATACTTACCGCATAACAGTTATGCGGTTGATAAAATCATTAAAAAATAATTTATGGAATACAGAAAAATTGGAAATTCAGATTTAGAGCTTTCAGTAATCACATTTGGCGCATGGGCTGCTGGTGGCTGGATGTGGGGAAGTACAGATAGAAACGATGCAATTAACGCCATTAAAGCCGGTTACGATTTAGGGGTTACTTCAATTGATACCGCACCAATTTACGGTCAGGGGGATAGTGAAGAAATTGTAGGCGATGCCATAAAAGGTATTTCACGCGATAAATTACAAGTGGTAACCAAATTCGGGATGCGCTGGGATCTTGCCAAAGGTGATTTCGGCTTTAAGAGTAAAAACAATGATGGAAAGGAGATCGATATTTATAAATACGCCGGAAAAGAAAGTGTGATTTACGAATGTGAGCAATCTTTAAAACGTCTGGGAACCGATTATATAGATCTTTACCAGATCCATTGGCCAGATGTAACCACACCGATCAGCGAAACTTTTGAAGCGGTGAGCAGGTTGATTGAACAGGGTAAAGTGCGTTATGCAGGCGTATGCAACTATGATGCAGCGCAATTAAAAGAAGCAGATCAAACTTTAGAAATTGTTTCTAACCAGATCCCATTTAGCATGGTAAACCGGGGTGTTGAAGCGGAAACTGTTCCTTATTGCATCGAAAAAAATAAATCTGTTCTAGCTTATAGTCCGATGGAGCGCGGTTTACTGACTGGAAAAATGACTGCTGATTATAAATTTGAAGAAGGCGATCACCGCCAGGGAAACAAATTTTTCTCACCTGAAAGTATCGAAAAAACAAATGCGTTTTTGGCTAAAATAAAACCGTTGGCCGATGAGAAAAATGCTACCTTATCTCAGTTGGTGTTACGCTGGACGATTGAACGCCCAGGCATAACCATTGCTTTGGTTGGCGCAAGGAATGAAAAGCAGGCTGTACAAAATGCAGAAGCTATT
Proteins encoded in this region:
- a CDS encoding aldo/keto reductase, with product MEYRKIGNSDLELSVITFGAWAAGGWMWGSTDRNDAINAIKAGYDLGVTSIDTAPIYGQGDSEEIVGDAIKGISRDKLQVVTKFGMRWDLAKGDFGFKSKNNDGKEIDIYKYAGKESVIYECEQSLKRLGTDYIDLYQIHWPDVTTPISETFEAVSRLIEQGKVRYAGVCNYDAAQLKEADQTLEIVSNQIPFSMVNRGVEAETVPYCIEKNKSVLAYSPMERGLLTGKMTADYKFEEGDHRQGNKFFSPESIEKTNAFLAKIKPLADEKNATLSQLVLRWTIERPGITIALVGARNEKQAVQNAEAINVKLNAEEIQFINTELQHAGF
- a CDS encoding ATP-binding cassette domain-containing protein produces the protein MININNLNFGYSKHKPLFKNMSMRLSNGHIYGLLGKNGAGKSTLLKNLAGLVYAQSGTLEVMGYDPAKRQPALLEQICFIPEEFYLPSVKIDAYIKANAPFYKNFDHNYFTNLIKEFDIPVEQKLINMSYGQKKKVIIAFGLATQAKLVIMDEPTNGLDIPSKAQFRKIMASAMTDERCIIISTHQVRDLDNLIDTVIMLDENDIALKATVEEITAKLTFKKVKEIDDSIIYAEPSLSGYNAVMPNYHQEESKLDMELLFNAILAEKIKFKPLFS
- a CDS encoding zinc-dependent peptidase, which encodes MNSLPFAYLIPIFLIALYLILKKKKVAIEPLTDVDKKILDDYVGYYHNLDSTDKLKFEQKVAAFFSSVKIEAVGLEITTLDELLIASSAVIPIFGFDDWQYKNLTSVLLYPDTFNKDFQFDGGERNIMGMVGTGYMNGQMILSRSALRHGFSKSAGKENTAIHEFVHLLDKSDGATDGVPENLMAHEYTLPWIKMMHEEMEKIEDNKSDINPYAITNQAEFFAVVSEYFFEKPELLKDKHPELYFQLSRIFAQQPAG
- a CDS encoding alpha/beta fold hydrolase, coding for MKRYFLLLALSLFIFSKVQAKTDTLSINLENVKYPYPVKYFPINTEGKDIKMAYMDVAPTANANGKTAILFHGKNFGGYYWGNVIKALTKIGYRVIVPDQIGFGKSSKAFIHYSFHQMAAWNKKLLDTLGIQKTVVLGHSMGGMLATRFALMYPGTTEKLLLENPIGLEDYKTFVPYITTAQQYQTELKTTAESVRKYYQGSYFTYWKPEYEYFVDIAGGVTNSADYPRWAKVAALTYTMIYEQPVVYEFQNLKVPTVLFIGKEDKTIVGKGLLTSDQQALHGQYKFLGKQTAAKIIGAKIIEFDACGHIPHIEIPTEFLVALTGSL
- a CDS encoding DoxX family protein, which encodes MFVIHRYNMDIKWAYLLSRLAIGLSFFGHGLVRLPKLAGFSHWMVVQFSKSYLPDVWVIPFSYILPFAEFIVGLMIILGLFTRQGLLFAGVVSLALIFGTTIIENWEALPSQLIHVAFLSVLLAYLPHNSYAVDKIIKK
- a CDS encoding Gfo/Idh/MocA family oxidoreductase, translated to MDKNINKTIHAGLLAYGMSGKVFHAPFLNAHDGFNLKAVVERSHKNAFNDYPSIISYNSVEELLNDEEIDLVVINTPNNLHYEHSKAALNAHKHILVEKPFTATTAQAKELFELADSVGKQIFFYQNRRWDSDFTSVKKVLESGKLGKLVEVHLRYDRYRNVIGPKAFKEKPVEASGLLYDLGPHLLDQVIGLFGKPLSFHKILGKNRAGTLVDDYFSIQLSYPDSVNVFVTSSMLVVNPQPGFVLHGVNGSFIKQRTDIQEEQLLAGMKLTDPGYGVEPANKDGLLTTIDADGKKTEQVIKSEIGNYLPLFEAVYQSITNNQPYPVTREDVLVQLEIIES
- a CDS encoding DUF6263 family protein, whose product is MRVLATIICSLISISSFAQKTYVLRQNYPTGYRYDFTINSDQIINQKIGGQDVHLTQNIGTDYTFDITEGHNGEKDVKVTYNRIFMKSVAMGTTMTYNSDEQDITKKNPFSGLKGASFFMTVTPNGGIKTVAGIDKMLDNIAARMTTDTSQVKQIKNALSKQFSEEVVKQTMESSFKIYPERAVKIGDSWTVDTKLQMSMPIETITAYTLKEVKDGIAILSVKGSLISKGSFETMGNKMETDLKGTNSGETSIDIKTGIVLNSHLRIELYGKMKSMGQDIDFEMQGINKIVGKEVN
- a CDS encoding GntR family transcriptional regulator; translated protein: MEFRDNKAIYLQIAEYVCEHILLGKWKAEEKVPSVRELAVELEVNPNTVMRTYELLQNKNIINNKRGIGFFITDDAIEHVKSYRKVLFMEDELPVVFRNIYLLNIGFDELESKYKTFVKENFNA